A section of the Mergibacter septicus genome encodes:
- the trmB gene encoding tRNA (guanosine(46)-N7)-methyltransferase TrmB, protein MSTTPKTTFADQKRKTVTTEEFTTDGRYMRKIRSFVLRTGRLSAAQRSAMNENWYFYGLEHQKTPFNFAEIFQNNHPVILEIGFGMGRSLVEMAEQNPQYNYLGIEVHTPGVGACIAYAKQKEIKNLRIICHDAIEILNESIADSSLGGLQLFFPDPWHKAKHHKRRIVQPAFMQLIMQKLQSGGFVHMATDWENYAEQMLEVLSQTSGLENTSKTNDFIPRPIFRPLTKFEERGHRLGHGVWDLYFIKK, encoded by the coding sequence ATGTCAACAACGCCAAAAACAACTTTTGCTGATCAAAAACGTAAAACAGTTACCACTGAAGAATTTACCACTGATGGTCGCTATATGCGTAAAATCCGCAGTTTTGTTCTGCGTACAGGTCGGTTAAGCGCAGCACAACGTAGCGCAATGAATGAAAACTGGTATTTCTATGGTTTGGAACATCAAAAAACGCCTTTTAATTTTGCTGAAATTTTTCAAAATAATCATCCTGTGATTCTTGAGATTGGTTTTGGTATGGGACGCTCATTAGTCGAAATGGCGGAACAAAACCCACAATATAATTATTTAGGCATTGAAGTTCATACCCCCGGCGTAGGTGCTTGCATCGCTTATGCTAAGCAAAAAGAGATTAAAAATTTGCGGATCATCTGCCACGATGCAATCGAAATTCTCAATGAAAGTATTGCAGATAGTAGTCTTGGTGGATTACAACTGTTCTTTCCAGATCCTTGGCATAAAGCTAAGCATCATAAACGCCGTATTGTTCAACCTGCTTTTATGCAATTAATTATGCAAAAACTACAAAGTGGTGGGTTTGTCCATATGGCAACTGATTGGGAAAATTATGCAGAACAAATGTTAGAAGTGCTAAGCCAAACGTCTGGATTAGAAAATACTTCTAAGACCAATGATTTTATTCCTCGCCCTATCTTCCGCCCTTTAACCAAATTTGAAGAACGAGGGCATCGACTAGGACATGGCGTTTGGGATCTCTACTTCATTAAAAAATAA
- the mutY gene encoding A/G-specific adenine glycosylase, translating to MLAKSTPHAPFARAVLAWYDKYGRKNLPWQQNKTLYGVWLSEVMLQQTQVVTVIPYFQRFIQTFPTPTALANAEIDQVLHLWTGLGYYARARNLHKAAQQIRDQFQGEFPTCFEQVLSLPGIGRSTAGAILSSCLNAPYPILDGNVKRVLSRYFAITGWSGEKSIENRLWQLSAQVTPSTQVANFNQAMMDIGAIVCTRTKPKCSLCPLEKECVANQTGQQAQFPTKKPKKTLPVRQSYFLLLRNGQKVLLEQRELSGLWGGLYCFPQFDSQDQLEQALQQQGIKHYQHLPTFRHTFSHFHLDIYPIVADYIPQEREAMENDDCYKVKEREGEYLTSIQNLPKYWYDLTQTEVHQIGLATPVKNLLLQLQAM from the coding sequence ATGCTAGCAAAATCTACCCCTCACGCCCCTTTTGCTCGGGCAGTATTAGCGTGGTATGACAAATATGGCCGCAAGAATTTACCGTGGCAGCAAAATAAAACTTTATATGGTGTCTGGTTATCTGAGGTAATGTTGCAACAAACTCAGGTGGTTACTGTTATTCCTTATTTTCAACGTTTTATCCAAACTTTTCCAACACCAACAGCATTAGCGAATGCAGAGATTGATCAGGTCTTACATCTTTGGACAGGGTTAGGCTATTATGCTCGAGCAAGGAATTTACATAAAGCTGCACAGCAAATTCGTGATCAATTTCAGGGCGAATTTCCAACCTGCTTTGAACAAGTCTTAAGCCTACCGGGGATAGGACGAAGTACGGCAGGGGCAATTCTTTCTTCTTGCTTAAATGCACCTTACCCAATTTTAGATGGGAATGTAAAGCGAGTGTTATCACGCTATTTTGCTATAACTGGTTGGAGTGGTGAGAAAAGCATTGAAAATCGGTTATGGCAATTGAGTGCACAAGTAACACCAAGTACACAAGTGGCTAATTTTAATCAAGCGATGATGGATATTGGGGCGATAGTGTGTACTCGAACCAAGCCAAAATGTAGTTTATGCCCGCTAGAAAAAGAGTGTGTTGCTAATCAAACAGGACAACAAGCTCAATTTCCAACTAAAAAGCCGAAAAAAACGCTCCCTGTTCGTCAAAGTTATTTCTTGTTGTTACGGAATGGGCAAAAAGTATTATTAGAACAGCGTGAGCTAAGTGGATTATGGGGAGGACTATATTGTTTTCCACAATTTGATAGTCAAGATCAACTTGAACAGGCATTACAGCAGCAAGGAATTAAGCATTATCAGCACTTGCCTACATTTCGGCATACTTTCAGCCATTTTCATCTCGATATTTATCCAATTGTTGCTGATTATATACCGCAAGAGAGGGAAGCAATGGAGAATGATGATTGCTATAAGGTCAAAGAGCGTGAGGGTGAGTATTTAACTAGCATACAAAACCTTCCCAAATATTGGTATGATCTAACACAAACTGAGGTACACCAAATTGGTCTTGCGACCCCAGTAAAAAATTTATTATTACAGTTACAAGCAATGTAA
- the uraH gene encoding hydroxyisourate hydrolase has product MMHSDFIPHLSTHILDLNLGKPAVNVKVELYQQQHDQGWLQLDQQLTNGEGRINRFNLSVPASLKSTLTHCYKLRFYSGEYYSPQFSFYPYIDILFQLDPTQSDYHIPLTLSPFGYSTYRGC; this is encoded by the coding sequence ATGATGCACTCTGATTTTATTCCTCATTTAAGTACACATATCTTGGATCTTAACTTAGGTAAACCCGCAGTTAATGTTAAGGTGGAGCTTTATCAACAGCAACACGATCAAGGTTGGTTGCAATTAGATCAACAATTAACAAACGGTGAAGGACGAATTAATCGTTTTAATTTGAGTGTGCCTGCGAGTTTAAAATCAACACTAACTCATTGTTATAAATTAAGATTTTACAGTGGAGAGTATTATTCCCCTCAATTCTCTTTTTATCCTTATATTGATATTCTGTTTCAATTAGACCCAACACAATCGGATTATCATATTCCACTGACTTTATCGCCTTTCGGTTATTCGACTTATCGTGGTTGTTGA
- a CDS encoding oxidative damage protection protein → MSRTVFCHYLKQEAEGLDFQLYPGDLGKRIFDSISKQAWSEWLKKQTMLVNEKKLNMMNVEHRKLLEQEMISFLFEGKEIHIEGYVPPTK, encoded by the coding sequence ATGTCAAGAACGGTATTTTGTCATTATTTAAAACAAGAAGCAGAAGGCTTAGATTTTCAACTCTACCCTGGTGATTTAGGCAAACGGATCTTTGATTCGATTAGTAAACAAGCTTGGAGTGAATGGTTAAAAAAGCAAACAATGCTAGTGAATGAAAAAAAATTAAATATGATGAACGTTGAACATCGTAAGCTATTAGAACAAGAAATGATAAGTTTCTTATTTGAAGGAAAAGAAATCCATATTGAAGGTTATGTACCACCAACAAAATAG
- a CDS encoding YggL family protein, with translation MAYQHNRRQRKKMHLGEFQELGFLVNWQFAEGTDVNTIDQVVDRFIGEVIKPNGLAYEGSGYLHWEGLVCLEKAGKCDESHRELVKNWLENNGIQQIEISQLFDIWWDYPVNTK, from the coding sequence ATGGCATATCAACATAATAGAAGACAACGCAAAAAAATGCACTTAGGTGAATTTCAAGAGTTAGGCTTTTTAGTTAATTGGCAATTTGCTGAAGGTACTGATGTTAATACTATCGATCAAGTGGTAGATCGCTTTATTGGGGAAGTGATTAAACCAAATGGTCTTGCCTATGAAGGTAGTGGTTATCTACACTGGGAAGGACTAGTTTGCCTTGAAAAAGCAGGTAAATGTGATGAAAGCCATCGTGAATTAGTCAAAAACTGGTTAGAAAACAATGGTATCCAACAAATAGAAATAAGCCAATTATTTGATATTTGGTGGGATTACCCTGTTAATACAAAATAA
- the rpoH gene encoding RNA polymerase sigma factor RpoH gives MTKEINAMLIPQGNLESYIRAANEYPMLTAEEEKELAERLYYHEDVEAAKKLILSHLRFVIHIARGYSGYGLPQADLIQEGNIGLMKAVKRFNPEVGVRLVSFAVHWVKAEIHEYVLRNWRIVKVATTKAQRKLFFNLRKTKQRLGWFKQNEVNMVADELGVSVDDVKEMESRMSGLDMAFELPTEDHEESYAPALYLEDKSSNFAAELEQENFETQAVDQLNQALNCLDQRSRHIIQTRWLDENKATLQELADQYGVSAERIRQLENNALKKLKNAVSFA, from the coding sequence ATGACTAAAGAAATCAACGCAATGTTAATTCCGCAAGGAAATTTAGAAAGTTATATTCGTGCTGCTAATGAATATCCAATGTTAACGGCAGAAGAAGAAAAAGAGTTAGCAGAGCGTTTGTATTATCACGAAGATGTTGAGGCGGCAAAAAAATTAATTTTATCTCACCTACGTTTTGTCATTCATATTGCACGTGGTTATTCTGGCTATGGTTTACCGCAAGCAGATCTAATTCAAGAAGGCAATATCGGTTTAATGAAAGCGGTGAAACGATTTAATCCCGAAGTTGGGGTGCGTTTAGTCTCTTTTGCCGTACATTGGGTAAAAGCAGAAATTCACGAATATGTTTTACGCAACTGGCGTATTGTAAAAGTTGCTACCACTAAAGCCCAACGTAAATTATTTTTTAATTTACGCAAAACAAAACAACGTTTAGGTTGGTTTAAGCAGAATGAAGTGAATATGGTAGCAGATGAATTAGGCGTATCTGTTGATGATGTCAAAGAGATGGAATCACGTATGAGTGGTTTGGATATGGCATTTGAATTACCAACAGAAGATCATGAAGAGAGTTATGCACCAGCACTCTATTTAGAAGATAAAAGTTCAAATTTTGCGGCAGAATTGGAACAAGAAAATTTTGAGACACAAGCTGTTGATCAATTAAATCAAGCGTTAAATTGTCTCGATCAACGTAGTCGCCATATTATCCAGACTCGCTGGCTTGATGAAAATAAAGCAACATTACAAGAGCTAGCGGATCAATATGGTGTGTCTGCAGAGCGGATTCGACAACTTGAAAATAATGCCTTGAAAAAACTTAAAAATGCAGTGAGTTTTGCATAA